One segment of Segatella copri DNA contains the following:
- a CDS encoding transposase: MNTGLDQYMDIFKDAVEDSAAKLTKSFEKILIEVIILFMVIPRKINFTQMGRYGSHVEQTYRNAFGLKKSKSIDWLKLNVSLAKRFFGKQGRWAIAIDPSYISKAGKKTPHIGRFWSGCAQSVKHGLEIMGIGLIDIVAKDCMMLRAHQSLSNKELSLRNKTMVDFYIGVIKRYRNELLKLSTLIVADAYFSTSTFVNGIKKEGFSLISRFRDNACLFYVYAGPRTGKRGRPKTKDGKIDMKNLDLTRMEKMEMKDIEGTAYTLIAYSKALKCKVRLVIWQMPNGKKKLFFSTDTSLSGEEVLLYYRTRFQIEFCFRDAKGYTGLMDCQARDKWKLDFAFNASFTSLNVAKVTMKEMGMEYSMSSFKSLMTNIYLVKRIFKASGYTPNRTLISKIFKDLSCLQRIAA; the protein is encoded by the coding sequence ATGAATACAGGACTTGACCAATATATGGATATCTTTAAAGATGCAGTTGAAGATTCGGCTGCAAAGTTAACAAAAAGTTTCGAGAAAATACTCATCGAGGTGATAATTTTGTTCATGGTAATACCAAGAAAGATAAATTTCACCCAAATGGGGAGGTATGGCTCGCATGTTGAGCAAACCTATCGCAACGCATTCGGCTTAAAAAAGTCGAAAAGCATTGACTGGCTCAAACTTAATGTCTCACTTGCCAAGCGCTTCTTTGGTAAACAGGGAAGATGGGCTATTGCCATTGATCCCAGCTACATCAGCAAAGCTGGCAAGAAGACTCCACATATCGGTCGTTTTTGGTCGGGATGTGCACAGTCTGTTAAACATGGTCTCGAAATCATGGGTATTGGACTCATTGATATTGTTGCCAAAGACTGCATGATGTTAAGAGCACACCAGTCGCTAAGTAATAAAGAACTGAGTCTTAGAAACAAGACTATGGTAGATTTCTATATCGGCGTCATTAAGCGTTACCGCAATGAACTTCTCAAACTCTCAACCCTCATAGTTGCAGATGCTTACTTCTCTACAAGTACATTTGTTAATGGGATAAAGAAAGAAGGGTTCTCTTTGATAAGCCGCTTTCGTGACAATGCTTGTCTCTTTTATGTCTATGCTGGTCCACGTACTGGAAAACGTGGTCGCCCAAAGACCAAGGATGGCAAGATTGATATGAAGAATCTTGACCTCACTCGAATGGAGAAGATGGAAATGAAAGATATAGAAGGAACAGCTTATACTTTGATTGCCTATTCCAAGGCACTCAAGTGTAAAGTTAGACTTGTCATCTGGCAGATGCCGAATGGCAAGAAGAAACTATTCTTCTCTACAGACACCTCACTTTCGGGTGAAGAGGTACTTCTTTATTATAGAACCAGGTTCCAGATCGAATTTTGCTTTCGTGACGCCAAAGGCTATACTGGTCTTATGGACTGCCAGGCTCGCGATAAGTGGAAACTCGATTTTGCTTTCAATGCTTCGTTCACATCACTAAATGTTGCCAAGGTAACTATGAAGGAGATGGGAATGGAATATTCTATGTCTTCATTCAAGTCACTGATGACCAACATTTATCTGGTGAAACGAATTTTTAAAGCAAGTGGGTACACCCCGAACCGAACTTTAATTAGCAAGATTTTCAAAGATCTCTCGTGCTTACAGCGTATAGCTGCTTAG
- a CDS encoding DUF3244 domain-containing protein codes for MKHLLFTALLIVATTKAYAEREFIPLQVHSSDPTDSYGQIRHAPPRVSTPIVEIVENVIYIRSRQTGEDLTITLEDIDGNNIYNVCTTTNDNLSIWISQDILNKAHIITINIDGKEYFGEI; via the coding sequence ATGAAACATTTATTATTTACCGCATTGCTAATTGTTGCAACAACAAAAGCTTATGCAGAAAGGGAGTTTATTCCTTTACAAGTACACTCGTCAGACCCGACTGATAGTTATGGTCAAATTCGTCATGCTCCACCTAGAGTTAGCACACCTATTGTAGAGATTGTCGAGAACGTTATTTACATTCGTTCTCGACAAACGGGTGAAGACTTAACTATTACCTTAGAAGATATTGACGGAAATAACATATATAATGTATGTACTACCACAAATGACAATTTGTCTATTTGGATATCACAAGATATACTAAATAAAGCTCACATCATCACAATAAACATAGATGGAAAAGAGTATTTTGGAGAGATTTAA
- a CDS encoding tetratricopeptide repeat protein — protein sequence MKIKVVFLHDIKQKQQMKRKQFVISTIIILLLALFAGCKQSFSPALKKADQVLSADTEKGSKMLDSICQAEPNMSTANQRYYQLLKLKASDKDYQPITNQKLLIDSLVSYFEHAGEDNLLAEAYFYAGRVYYEIGDKPEALKFYQKANEKVAKDNYALQGDIYCQMANVYRYTDLNKEALAALRLAYQADSLSGNIRNMLYDIRDMGEVYLGQNNILKAQKNFSLGVEKAKKNKDTLLLLLFHHGLAVAYNRKDETTKALSHINYCINNINILNDKNGVYVTALDIYTKNNNKKLANIYRNAILDFGNITSKRYALENLLKEITSKDAITNKYFKKFTLYDDSVQKLKNCEATKKAEQLYQYNLKERENTKLKAKNHFKNISIIIAFFFLLIIFFSFQMKIKNMKQEQELLKLKIDKLKQLEKLAELKTQAKLNSEQNSIGTSKIQNTINKEIKEGTYKLSEEGWRNLKILINSTYPEFDKNLEAFLCTNPVEYKICLMIKLGVTPSNIAKFVNVTKEAITASRRRMYIKVFKKKGTPSDWDKVILSL from the coding sequence TTGAAAATAAAAGTTGTATTTTTGCACGATATTAAACAAAAACAACAGATGAAAAGAAAGCAATTCGTCATATCAACAATTATCATATTACTTCTTGCTCTTTTTGCAGGATGTAAACAGAGTTTTTCTCCTGCACTCAAGAAAGCAGACCAAGTGCTTTCAGCAGATACAGAGAAAGGAAGCAAAATGCTTGACAGTATCTGCCAGGCAGAGCCGAACATGTCCACTGCCAATCAAAGGTATTACCAGCTTTTGAAATTAAAGGCTAGCGACAAGGACTATCAACCCATCACGAATCAGAAACTCCTCATCGACTCATTAGTTTCATATTTTGAGCATGCAGGTGAAGACAACCTGCTTGCCGAAGCATACTTCTATGCAGGAAGAGTATACTACGAAATTGGCGACAAACCCGAAGCACTCAAGTTTTATCAGAAAGCGAACGAGAAGGTTGCCAAGGACAACTATGCCCTGCAAGGTGACATCTATTGCCAAATGGCAAACGTGTATCGCTATACAGACTTAAATAAAGAAGCATTAGCGGCACTGCGCCTTGCCTATCAGGCAGACTCGCTCAGCGGAAATATCAGAAATATGCTTTATGACATAAGAGATATGGGAGAAGTATATTTAGGACAAAATAATATTTTAAAAGCACAGAAAAATTTCTCATTAGGAGTAGAAAAGGCAAAAAAAAATAAAGACACCTTACTTCTTCTACTTTTCCATCATGGTCTTGCAGTGGCTTACAATAGAAAAGATGAGACAACTAAAGCATTGTCTCACATAAACTATTGCATCAACAATATTAATATACTTAATGACAAAAACGGAGTTTATGTTACTGCTCTTGACATATATACAAAAAATAACAACAAGAAACTTGCAAATATATATCGAAACGCTATTTTAGATTTCGGTAATATCACATCCAAACGCTACGCTTTAGAGAATTTACTAAAAGAAATAACATCCAAAGATGCTATTACCAATAAGTACTTCAAGAAATTTACACTCTACGATGACTCTGTTCAAAAACTCAAAAACTGCGAAGCTACTAAAAAAGCAGAGCAATTGTACCAATACAATCTAAAAGAAAGAGAAAATACGAAACTCAAAGCAAAGAATCATTTCAAAAATATTTCAATTATAATAGCATTTTTTTTCTTGCTTATCATATTCTTTAGCTTTCAAATGAAAATTAAGAATATGAAGCAAGAGCAAGAATTGCTTAAACTTAAAATTGATAAATTGAAACAATTAGAAAAACTTGCAGAATTAAAAACACAAGCTAAACTCAACTCAGAGCAAAACTCTATAGGCACTTCCAAAATACAAAATACAATTAACAAAGAAATAAAGGAAGGTACTTATAAACTATCAGAGGAAGGTTGGAGGAATCTCAAAATATTAATAAACTCTACGTATCCGGAATTTGATAAAAATCTAGAGGCATTCCTCTGTACAAATCCTGTAGAATACAAAATCTGTTTAATGATAAAATTAGGTGTTACCCCTTCAAATATTGCAAAATTTGTTAATGTAACAAAAGAAGCAATAACAGCATCTAGAAGAAGAATGTATATAAAGGTTTTTAAGAAAAAAGGAACACCTTCAGATTGGGATAAAGTAATCCTCTCCTTATAG
- a CDS encoding alpha-L-arabinofuranosidase C-terminal domain-containing protein — MNKKRQILLSAVLASALAANAQVIINVDASNPGIKVSPNLYGIFFEDINHAADGGLYAELISNRSFEDDDKNIPTWKTAAQEGAKINAQLINKGLLNNAQGKALQLTIAAKPAATASLINEGFWGINAVQGRTYKLSFWAKGSYKGGLKARLTNAKGDKVYAETALNAKVGKKWTKYTAELTANGNDAKAQFQLVADGKGTIVLDVVSLFPPTFKNRENGLRPDLAQLLYNIHPKFVRFPGGCYVEGQESPENAFHWEKTIGPIEERPGHKNVNWRYRTSDGMGFDEYLQLAEDLNAKPLYVVNVGLWHGGMTPVDSIQPWIDECMNALEYANGPVTSKYGALRAKNGHPEPYNIEYLEIGNENNQPDPAAQSDHYYERFKKFKDAVLAKYPKMHLIGNVVAWGDDNPKWESNESVELLDEHYYRNPAWFAENFNKYDNYDRKGSEIYVGEYAVTQGFGNMGSLDAALGEAVYMMGIENNSDIVTMASYAPIFANLNNRMWAPDMIQYTSDKVFGTPSYYVQNVMANNIGTRVLKVNQENPYKYEQTQVKPAICRVGMGTWGTQVSFEDKGYSDENGKALPMTMQELPTDIRGQWKTEGNLIKQTSNEESCIRLNPGEITSNGYIYKVRAKKDAGNEGFLIIFNYVDKNNYCWLNLGGWNNTQHGVEAIVNGAKSQIATTPGSIETGKWYDIELKVVGDSIFAKLDGKEVFSTKLKANTLPGIFSTATLDEQTGEVILKIANTSTEHTTAKINLQGKEIKNGKLIRLSAKNGLEENTIDNPTNIYPVENYVTTEKNSATVEIPASSLNIIRLK; from the coding sequence ATGAATAAGAAAAGACAGATTTTACTTTCAGCAGTGTTGGCCTCTGCTTTGGCAGCCAACGCACAGGTTATCATCAATGTAGATGCCTCTAACCCAGGTATCAAGGTATCTCCTAACCTCTATGGTATCTTCTTCGAGGATATCAACCATGCTGCAGATGGCGGTCTCTATGCCGAACTCATCAGCAACCGTTCTTTCGAAGACGATGACAAGAATATTCCAACCTGGAAGACTGCGGCTCAGGAAGGTGCAAAGATCAATGCACAACTCATCAATAAGGGTTTGCTCAACAATGCACAGGGCAAGGCACTCCAGCTTACCATCGCTGCCAAGCCTGCAGCTACAGCCTCTCTCATCAATGAGGGTTTCTGGGGAATCAACGCCGTGCAGGGCAGAACCTACAAACTCTCTTTCTGGGCGAAAGGTAGCTACAAGGGCGGATTGAAGGCTCGCCTCACCAACGCCAAGGGCGATAAGGTTTACGCAGAAACCGCACTCAATGCCAAGGTTGGCAAGAAGTGGACCAAATATACGGCTGAGTTGACTGCCAACGGAAACGACGCCAAGGCTCAGTTCCAACTCGTAGCCGACGGAAAGGGTACCATCGTTCTCGATGTAGTAAGCCTCTTCCCTCCTACTTTCAAGAATCGCGAGAATGGCTTGCGCCCAGACCTGGCTCAGCTTCTCTATAACATCCATCCTAAGTTCGTCCGCTTCCCTGGCGGTTGCTACGTAGAGGGACAGGAATCTCCTGAGAATGCTTTCCACTGGGAGAAGACTATCGGTCCTATCGAGGAACGTCCGGGCCATAAGAACGTAAACTGGCGCTACCGTACCAGCGATGGTATGGGATTCGATGAGTATCTGCAGCTTGCCGAGGATCTGAACGCCAAGCCTCTCTATGTTGTAAACGTAGGTTTGTGGCACGGCGGTATGACTCCTGTAGACAGCATCCAGCCTTGGATTGATGAGTGCATGAATGCCCTGGAGTATGCCAACGGTCCTGTTACCTCGAAATATGGTGCGCTCCGTGCCAAAAATGGTCATCCGGAACCATACAATATCGAGTATCTGGAGATTGGTAATGAGAACAACCAGCCGGATCCTGCGGCTCAGAGCGACCATTACTACGAGCGCTTCAAGAAGTTCAAGGATGCTGTATTGGCGAAATATCCTAAGATGCACCTCATCGGTAACGTGGTGGCTTGGGGCGATGACAACCCTAAGTGGGAAAGCAACGAAAGCGTAGAACTCCTCGACGAGCACTACTACAGAAACCCAGCCTGGTTTGCCGAGAACTTCAACAAGTATGATAACTACGACCGCAAGGGCAGCGAGATTTATGTAGGTGAATATGCCGTAACCCAGGGCTTCGGCAATATGGGTTCACTCGATGCAGCACTCGGTGAGGCTGTCTATATGATGGGCATCGAGAACAATTCGGATATCGTGACCATGGCATCCTATGCTCCTATCTTCGCCAACCTCAACAACCGTATGTGGGCACCGGATATGATTCAGTATACATCAGACAAGGTATTCGGAACTCCATCTTACTACGTTCAGAACGTGATGGCCAACAACATCGGTACCCGTGTACTGAAGGTGAACCAGGAGAATCCATACAAATATGAGCAGACTCAGGTGAAGCCAGCTATCTGCCGTGTAGGTATGGGAACATGGGGCACTCAGGTTTCTTTCGAGGACAAGGGCTACAGCGATGAGAACGGAAAGGCGCTGCCGATGACAATGCAGGAGTTGCCTACCGATATCCGTGGACAGTGGAAGACAGAGGGCAACCTCATCAAGCAGACCAGCAACGAAGAGAGCTGCATCCGTCTGAACCCAGGCGAGATTACCAGCAACGGCTATATATATAAGGTACGCGCGAAGAAGGATGCCGGAAACGAAGGTTTCCTCATCATCTTTAACTACGTGGATAAGAACAACTACTGCTGGTTGAACCTCGGTGGCTGGAACAACACCCAGCACGGAGTGGAGGCTATCGTGAATGGTGCCAAGAGTCAGATAGCTACTACCCCAGGCAGCATCGAGACCGGCAAGTGGTATGACATCGAGCTGAAAGTAGTAGGCGACAGCATCTTCGCCAAGTTGGATGGCAAGGAAGTATTCTCAACCAAGTTGAAGGCAAACACCCTTCCTGGCATCTTCTCTACAGCCACACTTGATGAGCAGACAGGTGAGGTAATCCTGAAGATTGCCAACACCAGCACCGAGCACACCACAGCGAAGATTAATCTTCAGGGCAAGGAAATCAAGAATGGCAAGCTCATCCGCCTTTCTGCCAAGAACGGTCTGGAGGAGAACACCATCGACAACCCTACCAACATCTATCCTGTAGAAAACTACGTAACTACAGAGAAGAATAGTGCTACGGTAGAGATTCCAGCCAGCTCGCTGAATATCATCCGTTTGAAATAA
- a CDS encoding serine hydrolase domain-containing protein, with the protein MKKLFLTISLAFGLLSAEAQTGDLPRVAPEQAGVKSKQVVAFFDSLMSFPKTDIHSAIVMRHGKVIGEIHPAPFKAEYGHTLFSCSKTFTSAAIGIAIGEHRLKLTDRLATFFPEYLPKEVSEWLSDITIEDLLTMRSGFVFFDEVRSEHLDWGKTYLNHPMNCKPGTKFQYDSLDTYLLSAIIQKVTGMTLLEYLKPRLFEPLHIEKVKWEVSPEGINTAGWGLYLQSESLAKFGQLLLQQGKWEGKQLIPSSWVKAMMSPHVEDYYGYQMWMCEWPDAARADGAYGQYIIVNPQQDMVVAITQCLTGNGSKEQSLIKNVLFPGIIPSNDKSASKERDIRPGKAYRILKKKQSTYALPLLEGKKSNRQMSIPLNVSYQLDKNPLGWKQVSFLTPQKMEVVDSVGRKGIIEMGFKQWKTSSIGFYPQNPRGTTLNCFSTIDFPFHASSCYAWQGEELVIKTHFVDWITAIELRLQFKDDQLLIHLSESYHSKKVSFKAHKAQQPHEHK; encoded by the coding sequence ATGAAAAAACTATTTCTGACAATATCACTCGCCTTTGGGCTTCTCTCTGCAGAAGCCCAAACCGGCGATCTTCCTCGTGTTGCCCCAGAGCAGGCAGGAGTAAAAAGCAAGCAGGTCGTAGCATTCTTCGACTCCTTGATGTCTTTTCCCAAGACCGATATCCACAGTGCCATCGTGATGCGTCACGGCAAGGTGATAGGCGAAATCCACCCAGCCCCATTCAAGGCAGAATATGGGCACACCCTCTTCTCCTGCTCCAAGACATTTACATCGGCAGCTATCGGTATCGCCATCGGCGAACATCGCCTGAAGTTGACCGACCGTCTCGCTACCTTCTTTCCAGAATATCTGCCCAAGGAAGTGAGCGAATGGCTCTCCGACATCACCATAGAAGATTTGCTCACCATGCGATCGGGATTCGTTTTCTTCGATGAAGTAAGAAGTGAGCACTTAGACTGGGGCAAGACTTATCTGAACCATCCTATGAATTGCAAACCAGGCACCAAGTTTCAATATGATTCTCTTGACACTTACCTGCTTTCCGCCATCATACAGAAGGTAACAGGTATGACGTTGCTGGAATACTTAAAGCCACGTCTCTTCGAACCTCTTCATATTGAAAAGGTGAAATGGGAAGTGAGTCCTGAAGGTATCAACACGGCAGGTTGGGGACTTTATCTGCAGAGCGAGTCGCTTGCTAAGTTCGGACAGTTATTGCTGCAACAAGGTAAATGGGAAGGCAAGCAACTGATACCATCTAGCTGGGTGAAGGCGATGATGTCGCCACACGTAGAAGATTACTATGGCTACCAGATGTGGATGTGTGAATGGCCTGATGCCGCAAGGGCAGATGGTGCTTACGGACAATATATCATCGTAAACCCACAGCAAGACATGGTGGTAGCCATCACCCAATGTCTTACTGGCAACGGAAGTAAGGAACAAAGCCTCATCAAAAATGTTTTGTTCCCAGGCATTATCCCATCCAACGATAAGAGCGCATCTAAAGAGAGGGACATCCGACCTGGAAAGGCGTACCGCATATTGAAGAAGAAACAATCTACTTATGCACTTCCACTCTTGGAGGGAAAGAAGAGCAATAGGCAGATGAGCATACCTCTCAACGTAAGCTATCAGCTCGACAAAAATCCATTGGGTTGGAAGCAAGTAAGCTTCCTAACTCCTCAGAAAATGGAAGTAGTGGATAGTGTTGGCAGAAAGGGCATCATCGAAATGGGTTTCAAGCAATGGAAGACCTCCTCCATCGGTTTCTATCCACAGAATCCTCGTGGTACGACATTGAATTGCTTCAGCACTATCGATTTTCCTTTCCACGCCAGTTCTTGCTATGCCTGGCAAGGTGAAGAGTTAGTCATCAAAACGCACTTCGTGGATTGGATAACCGCCATCGAACTCCGTCTCCAGTTCAAAGATGACCAACTATTAATCCATTTATCAGAAAGCTATCATAGCAAGAAAGTTTCTTTTAAAGCTCATAAAGCTCAGCAACCCCATGAGCATAAATAG
- a CDS encoding esterase: protein MKKYISILFMLAAAMSMNAQQNVSFRSGKLVSPQVNEDNTVTFRIQAPKAKKVKVIADWEANKGTGIMKKDKEGVWTYTTPKLPSEMYTYRFDVDGVTSIDPTNPFTCRDVGNVFSIFYVGNGCADDYQVHDVAHGQVRTVWYHSNSANTDRRMNIYLPPTYGKTDEKFPVFYLLHGSGGDENAWLELGNIARIMDNLIAEKKCKPMIVVMPNGNIAKQAAAGETFENQNYKPVMTNFLPHFKDGTFETAFPEIVDYVDATFNTKADKAHRAIAGLSMGGLHSVMISANYPDLFDYVGLFSAGVNFKDVDMEAFPAYANLDTKLATQAKKGVKLYWIAIGKEDQHMNNNKLLMERLDKDGLKYTYHESSRGHIWSNWRQYTLQFVPQLFK from the coding sequence ATGAAAAAGTATATTTCAATCCTGTTTATGCTCGCTGCAGCAATGAGCATGAACGCACAGCAGAATGTATCATTCCGCTCAGGAAAACTCGTTTCTCCACAGGTAAACGAAGACAACACCGTAACCTTCCGTATCCAGGCTCCTAAAGCAAAGAAGGTAAAGGTAATCGCCGACTGGGAAGCTAACAAGGGAACAGGCATCATGAAGAAGGACAAGGAGGGCGTATGGACTTACACCACCCCAAAGTTGCCTTCAGAAATGTACACCTATCGCTTCGACGTAGATGGAGTAACAAGCATCGACCCAACCAATCCTTTCACCTGCAGGGATGTAGGCAACGTATTCAGCATCTTCTATGTGGGCAATGGCTGTGCTGATGACTACCAGGTACACGACGTGGCCCATGGACAGGTTCGCACCGTATGGTATCATTCCAACAGCGCCAACACAGACCGTCGCATGAACATCTATCTTCCTCCAACTTATGGCAAGACTGACGAGAAATTCCCAGTGTTCTATCTTCTTCATGGAAGTGGAGGCGACGAAAATGCCTGGCTCGAACTGGGTAATATCGCACGCATTATGGACAACCTCATTGCAGAAAAGAAATGTAAGCCAATGATTGTAGTCATGCCAAACGGCAACATTGCCAAGCAGGCTGCGGCAGGTGAGACTTTCGAGAACCAGAACTACAAGCCTGTAATGACCAACTTCCTGCCTCACTTCAAGGATGGAACTTTCGAAACAGCCTTTCCTGAGATTGTAGATTACGTTGATGCGACCTTCAATACAAAGGCAGACAAAGCTCACCGTGCCATCGCAGGTCTCTCCATGGGTGGTCTTCATTCTGTGATGATTTCAGCCAACTACCCAGACTTGTTCGACTATGTGGGACTCTTCTCGGCAGGAGTCAACTTCAAGGATGTTGACATGGAGGCATTCCCTGCCTACGCCAACCTGGATACCAAACTTGCCACACAGGCTAAGAAAGGCGTAAAGCTCTACTGGATTGCCATTGGAAAGGAAGATCAGCACATGAACAACAACAAGTTGTTGATGGAACGACTGGACAAGGATGGACTGAAATACACCTATCATGAGAGCAGCCGTGGACATATCTGGAGCAACTGGCGACAGTACACCCTGCAGTTTGTTCCACAACTGTTCAAATAA
- a CDS encoding TonB-dependent receptor — protein sequence MNKNIFLLSSVLMATTATAVRANEVPTTLARVNSSYIQKEDTTETAGNDHGVMLNAKDATEPRQVEIGLPMSYTAVTVDGLPAVFYYWPNTTSNHWRGEQLLASQGLQNISTTAIRFGEIGYGVDSYMERGGETLKGKLKYQTNTFGAQNFDINVSGKLAKKTYFTLSAYQNFDPGTFDLKFTNYIDRAQFYTAGITHLFHQDKGRFSLYYKFTETHPLTTAANYAPFTYDGNGKITEVKGFRMGRDSYLPVDGIMEYRDVKTGELKSGNLYDISKTKTHEGTALLDYDFGNATTLALKAKVSTSKGNSVDQLTMGFYEDADATYADNGQAFHGNIQRRLSQINAFTVTDAMFVAELQKKTANHNWAFGLNEFYSYIDYARSTTQYYHEVAPNPRKLIYNGQEYANLNGSSEYDKGNENKLAAYVNDNWHITPNFRMGYGLRLEMFNVGVDYITDGRFSDFHIGAQYTDENGKAQTVGTTHHNLSGLNYAVSVSPTYNLTHNFGFTGEINYLKQYRHLEAYSGTSLPYYDYRPFILGRAGIFYNNDFVNLVSAFTYARRTNDYGRMTVMSDNPNEDPVMVGSSSGIETMGWTTDAMFSPFKGFKFHAMFTYQNPKYTGYKFEAFNKTYDFSDKTVTKQSKILIELDPSYTYDRFNVWASFRYFSKQYANVGNSVYFEGRWETFAGASYKYNKYLTFNVNLVNFLNQTGAQGTIPGSDLITDGSRYAGTLMAGNYIRPFTVEIGAKLNF from the coding sequence ATGAACAAAAACATTTTTCTCTTATCATCAGTACTGATGGCTACAACAGCAACAGCAGTCAGAGCCAATGAGGTACCGACAACTCTAGCAAGAGTTAATTCCTCTTATATACAAAAAGAGGACACAACAGAAACCGCAGGCAATGACCATGGTGTGATGCTCAACGCCAAGGATGCCACAGAGCCTCGTCAAGTAGAGATAGGCTTGCCTATGAGCTACACAGCAGTTACTGTAGATGGACTGCCAGCAGTTTTCTATTATTGGCCAAACACCACAAGCAACCATTGGCGTGGCGAACAGTTGCTTGCCAGCCAGGGTCTGCAGAACATATCTACCACAGCCATACGCTTTGGTGAGATTGGCTATGGTGTGGATTCCTATATGGAACGTGGCGGTGAAACACTCAAGGGAAAGCTGAAGTATCAGACCAACACCTTTGGTGCACAGAATTTTGACATCAACGTGTCTGGCAAACTTGCCAAAAAGACTTATTTCACGCTGAGTGCTTACCAGAATTTCGATCCAGGAACATTCGACCTGAAATTTACCAACTACATCGACCGTGCCCAGTTCTACACTGCCGGCATCACCCATCTCTTCCATCAAGACAAGGGTCGATTCAGTCTCTATTACAAGTTTACCGAAACCCATCCTCTTACCACTGCAGCCAACTACGCCCCTTTTACCTATGATGGCAATGGAAAGATAACAGAGGTGAAGGGTTTCAGAATGGGTCGTGACTCTTACCTCCCGGTTGATGGTATCATGGAATATCGTGATGTGAAAACAGGGGAACTGAAGTCAGGCAACCTCTATGATATTTCCAAAACCAAGACCCATGAGGGAACTGCCCTTCTGGATTATGACTTCGGCAATGCTACAACCTTAGCATTGAAAGCCAAGGTATCTACCTCTAAGGGAAACAGTGTGGACCAACTCACGATGGGATTCTACGAGGATGCCGATGCCACCTATGCTGACAATGGACAAGCATTCCATGGCAATATCCAGCGCCGTCTTTCACAGATCAATGCTTTCACTGTGACTGACGCCATGTTTGTGGCAGAGCTCCAGAAAAAGACAGCCAACCACAATTGGGCTTTTGGATTAAACGAGTTCTACTCTTACATCGACTACGCCCGTAGCACCACACAATATTATCATGAGGTTGCACCTAATCCACGCAAACTCATCTACAACGGCCAGGAATACGCCAATCTGAATGGTTCGAGCGAATACGACAAGGGAAACGAGAACAAGCTGGCAGCCTATGTGAACGACAACTGGCATATCACTCCCAACTTCCGTATGGGATATGGTTTGCGCTTGGAAATGTTCAATGTAGGTGTGGATTACATCACTGATGGTCGTTTCAGCGACTTCCATATAGGTGCACAATACACAGATGAAAACGGAAAGGCACAGACCGTAGGTACCACCCATCACAACCTGTCTGGTCTCAACTATGCCGTTTCAGTATCTCCTACCTATAACCTGACACACAATTTCGGTTTCACCGGTGAGATCAACTATCTGAAGCAATATCGTCATCTGGAGGCATACTCTGGCACTTCGCTTCCTTATTACGACTATCGCCCATTCATCCTGGGACGTGCCGGTATCTTCTACAACAACGACTTCGTGAACCTGGTTTCCGCCTTCACCTACGCTCGCCGCACCAATGACTACGGACGAATGACCGTGATGAGCGACAACCCGAACGAAGACCCTGTGATGGTAGGTTCATCCAGCGGTATCGAGACTATGGGCTGGACAACAGATGCCATGTTCTCGCCATTCAAGGGATTCAAGTTCCATGCCATGTTCACTTACCAGAATCCTAAGTACACAGGATATAAGTTCGAGGCATTCAACAAGACCTATGATTTCAGCGACAAAACCGTTACCAAACAGTCGAAAATATTGATTGAGTTAGACCCAAGCTATACATACGACCGCTTCAATGTCTGGGCATCGTTCCGCTACTTTAGCAAGCAGTATGCCAACGTGGGCAACTCTGTGTATTTCGAAGGTAGATGGGAAACATTTGCAGGTGCAAGCTACAAGTACAACAAATATCTCACCTTCAATGTCAACCTCGTTAATTTCCTCAATCAGACGGGTGCCCAGGGTACCATCCCAGGTTCCGATCTGATAACTGATGGCAGCAGATACGCCGGAACACTGATGGCAGGAAACTATATACGTCCATTCACCGTAGAGATTGGCGCAAAACTCAACTTTTAA
- the tnpB gene encoding IS66 family insertion sequence element accessory protein TnpB, whose translation MFGLNENTQYYVCQRYVRMNMGINGLYQIVRTEMELPPLGGAVFIFFSKNRQQVKMLFYLCTRKQV comes from the coding sequence ATGTTTGGACTAAACGAAAATACCCAGTATTACGTCTGCCAGCGATATGTCCGAATGAACATGGGCATAAATGGCCTGTACCAGATTGTGAGGACGGAGATGGAGCTGCCGCCACTCGGTGGTGCCGTCTTCATCTTCTTCTCAAAGAACCGCCAGCAGGTAAAAATGCTCTTTTACCTTTGCACTCGGAAACAAGTTTAA